The region TGCAAATAACCTACCAATTATAAAGCTTAACAATTTCCTTTGTCTACTAACATGGATACTTTGGCTTGATTGTCGACTTTGACTTTGGTATATTTGTCATGTTTATGCTGATCTTATTGGCCTATATTGTTGTTATTACTATCCTTTGGGGTACTGGTTTGCCATATTGACTTATTGGAGCATGTATTGGACTTGATAATGAATTGCTTAGGTTTTTCtctcttaaaaaaataataataattttattcgtGAATTTTAGCGAAAACTGAAGTAAATCTAgcttaaaaactgaagtaaaaactattttttcttgtagtgcttcTATATATGTTCCAAAATAGTTTCAAACACGCACGATGCATATATAAATATTCCCTCTGTTTTTATTTGCATTAATTAGACATAAAATAAATGTTCAAATtttcattaatttattttaaatatatattatagtgTCCTCTTTGTTATAAATAAATGTGAAAATACATCAATGTCTAATTTTTTAAGACCTAATAGTTGGGAAGACTAAAAGACCcttgttcttgaggttttcgACAGTGTCCCTCATAGTAACTTCCAAAGGAATAAAATTTATGCCCAAACTCATTGCTTTCTCTTTTGATACTTGGTACTTTGGCATCAAGGGCTTGTCATCTTCACATCTGCAAACAATGAAATCATAACATATTTTTCAtcattaataaaagaaaataatgttGATTATAATATGATATCAACCGATATTATATGACACTGGGAAAATTACTCAGTAATGTTAAAATAAAAGTTACAATGAATGTATcaataataaagggatatttggACGAAAGTAATCAAAATAttatgtttgtagcacttaagtatcTAAGTTATTTTTTTGTCTGCGAAAGTACATTCCGTTCATTTTTTGTTGCAACCGTCTATTCCAACTGTTAAGTGCATTTGTGATATGttggcaaaaatacaaaattaaatgaatatttaCGGTGAAAGTAcctaatttaaaatatatgtgCGGCAAAAGTACCTAAATTATGAGATATTTATGGTAAAAGTACTCAAGTTATATACAAATTTGACGTCACATAGTAGACTTAGCGCAAAATAAACAACTATAACAAAATATGAACGGAAGTTATTTTTGCCAACAAAAAACTAACTTGCAAGTACTACGCACAAACATAATAATTTGAGAGAACTTTCGTCGCAAATATCccaataacaaataaataaattttatagggttttttttttttttttctttttcaaatgaACAATCTTTCTCGAAAATGAACACTATTCATTTGTATGATTGCAATAGAAACTTACTTTACAGGAAGTCTCAAAGTGGGATAGTGCTCTCTTAAAATCTGCAGAACCTCACGGATATGTGTAGTTTCTCCCACTAAGCAGTATCTTCCATTAGCCGATTCAACTTCAAATGCTTTAATATGTGCCAGTGCAACATCTCTAACATCAACAATTTTATAAACTATATTGGGGTATGTTTCAGctcctgaaaaaaaaaattaaaaaataataatgatagcTTTAATCATAAAATACATACTATATTCTACATACATACAATATTTTGACAAATATGAAAATCTCTACCAATATTCATATCTTAACAACACCTTTTGGAGTTCATAGATTTTAAAAAACCAGGGTGATGAGAAAGATTATTAGGAGCTAATAATCTAGTACCATttatttgattgagaaaaatcTCTACACTTTCACTGAGAGTTGGTGATAAGAGTGGCCCAATAACATAGCCAGGATGTAATGTGACCAAATTGATTCGATTTTCCTTTGCAAATTCCCAAGCAGCCTCCTCAGCTAAAAGTTTTGAAAGCACATACCAAAGCTGTCAACAAAAACAATTACAAATTAAGCCAAAAGGGAGTGAAATTAAGTAGCTTTAGAATATTGGACTATGATGTCCCACATGGAATAAAATTAAGAATATTGaatcattaataagaacatgtgtaactccactaattaCCAATTAGTTTTTAGATGGAGTCacatgattcttgtcatggtatTATGAGTCATTTCCCTAGCGGGCATTCGATCCACATCGATTCAAAGAGTGAGCCAAGCTGCACGAGATCCGCAGAGTGCGAAAAAATACTAgagatcaaaaaaaaaaaacgagcTGAAAAATGGGCCACTTGTGATcaggtgattcaagattggtgGGCGAAAAATCGCCACCATCTTGAGGGGATTTTAGACTATGATGATTTAAGATTGGTGGGCGAAAAATCGCCACCATCTTAAGGGGATATTAGACTATGGTGTCCCACATAGAATAAGAATAAGAGTAAGAATATCGAACCAAACATGTGTAACTACACTAATCACCAATTAGATTTTAGATGAAGCCACATGATTCTTGTTATAGAATAATCACAGTTGAGAAACCAAAGTCAATAAGAGATAGTACCATATAGAAGAGATTAATTACTTAAGAACATACATACCTTAAGTTCCTCACAGTAATCAGGATCTGAAAACCATGTTTCATCAATAACCATATCAGGGCTCAAAGGTTTTGAATTGTAGGAAACTGCAGCCATGGAAGATGTTACAACAACTCTCTTCACAGATGGAACTTTGGCACATGATCTCAGTACATTGAGTGTTCCTTTCACTGCTGGGTCAATTAGCTCTGCCTAAAATGATCTCAGTGTCAAACAAACATTGATAAAATGATATGAATTCTTTCTCTGTgagaattttttttatgtattaacaGATAAGAATTGAGCTAGAGAATAATCAACCTTTGGAACAGTGGGTGAGAGCAAAACAGGTGAAGCTGTGTGGAAAACACCTTCACAACCATCAACTACAGCATCAAAAGATCCTTCTTCCATTAAATTTGCCTTCACCAAATGAAGCCTTTCTTTAGCTCCATCTACTGAAACCAAGTGTTCCATCTTCTTTGAATCATCTGCACCATTTATAAGCCTCAGCTAAAAGAGAACACATAATTCTTGAGATATATAGATTCTGACCTCTTTATTGACTTGTTAGAGCTTAGTGTTAAAACTAAATATTGATATAGAGAGTAATTGATAAATATTTGATAATTTTTGTATAGTTTGTGTACCAATTCATATATTGATTCCTCTCAAATTAAGTTTCATACATCTGATAAAAAAGTGTTTATAAAAGAAGTAGATTTTGTATCTggtgtatatatttttcttttgatcTAACATGTTAGAAATAATCTCGAACAAgttgttaaaagaaaaaataaagtaaaaagagaaaaaaacacTAACTTAGATCACGAACAGATGCTTTGACAGTGTATCCATGTTCTAATAACAACTTCACAAGCCATGAAGCTATGTAGCCTGTAGCTCCTGTTACACACACTACCT is a window of Humulus lupulus chromosome 4, drHumLupu1.1, whole genome shotgun sequence DNA encoding:
- the LOC133829755 gene encoding phenylacetaldehyde reductase-like codes for the protein MSGEGKVVCVTGATGYIASWLVKLLLEHGYTVKASVRDLNDSKKMEHLVSVDGAKERLHLVKANLMEEGSFDAVVDGCEGVFHTASPVLLSPTVPKAELIDPAVKGTLNVLRSCAKVPSVKRVVVTSSMAAVSYNSKPLSPDMVIDETWFSDPDYCEELKLWYVLSKLLAEEAAWEFAKENRINLVTLHPGYVIGPLLSPTLSESVEIFLNQINGAETYPNIVYKIVDVRDVALAHIKAFEVESANGRYCLVGETTHIREVLQILREHYPTLRLPVKCEDDKPLMPKYQVSKEKAMSLGINFIPLEVTMRDTVENLKNKGLLVFPTIRS